The Triticum aestivum cultivar Chinese Spring chromosome 7B, IWGSC CS RefSeq v2.1, whole genome shotgun sequence genome window below encodes:
- the LOC123158077 gene encoding uncharacterized protein, which produces MKTKPLVPGSGRARARVVSLPRKRAKDYGNVPLAELLLRAMEHDKQAEKDYEEEEENGEDEDEQGTLFEEEDSHFDVKALSVMLCKIALFGSQRSIFLLYKVQRRSCPKFKSNDAQFFLSHICSISTLCIEESLFFSSL; this is translated from the exons ATGAAGACTAAGCCGCTTGTCCCAGGAAgtggaagggcaagggcaagggttGTGTCGCTGCCAAGGAAGCGGGCCAAGGATTACGGCAATGTCCCGCTCGCCGAGTTGTTATTAAGG GCAATGGAGCATGATAAGCAAGCGGAGAAGGAttatgaagaggaggaagagaatGGGGAGGACGAGGATGAGCAAGGTACTCTGTTTGAGGAGGAAGATTCTCATTTTGATGTCAAAGCGCTAAGTGTTATGCTATGCAAAATTGCATTGTTTGGCTCTCAACGTTCAATATTTTTGCTGTATAAAGTTCAAAGGAGGAGCTGTCCAAAATTCAAAAGCAATGATGCCCAATTCTTTCTTAGTCATATTTGTTCCATTTCTACACTTTGCATAGAGGAAAGCTTATTTTTTTCATCACTATGA
- the LOC123158076 gene encoding putative neugrin-like protein DDB_G0288135, with amino-acid sequence MEREPTSSTEAVARGSGSSMEGVRLTGKVMELQIGVAAATMMQVQLVPKALGKELKIITYMILGTIHGRIMGVRKVKEWLNEDEEDPIVDGADAASAIFERIRRLNSSRKDSYVGTKANKKKRKRSHDEENEYVETESEDDDNKNEYVDNESEDDDGVSEDDEDDQQDQQETQMQVEEEIQVQVEKETQASLAIWRLVDLAD; translated from the exons ATGGAGCGCGAGCCGACCAGTTCAACGGAGGCAGTAGCACGGGGCAGCGGCAGCAGCATGGAGGGCGTCCGCTTGACTGGGAAG GTGATGGAACTGCAAATAGGAGTGGCAGCGGCAACCATGATGCAAGTGCAATTGGTTCCCAAAGCTCTTGGAAAG GAATTAAAGATAATAACTTATATGATCCTTGGAACCATACATGGCCGTATTATGGGGGTTAGGAAGGTCAAGGAGTGGCTGAATGAGGATGAAGAGGATCCAATTGTGGATGGAGCTGATGCGGCAAGTGCTATTTTTGAGAGAATAAGGCGCCTCAACTCAAGCAGGAAGGATTCTTATGTTGGTACGAAGGCtaataagaagaaaagaaagaggagTCATGATGAGGAGAATGAGTATGTCGAAACTGAGAGTGAGGATGATGACAACAAGAATGAGTATGTTGATAATGAGAGTGAGGATGATGATGGGGTgagtgaggatgatgaggatgatcaACAAGATCAGCAAGAAACACAAATGCAAGTGGAAGAAGAGATACAAGTACAAGTCGAAAAGGAGACAcaagcaagcttggcaatttggagaCTCGTAGATCTGGCCGACTAG